The region CACAATTTTTGGACAGATTGAGATGACTAATGAGCCCTGATTCCTAAGGGATAAAGAGGTGCACACCCTGCTTCCTCCTGTCTTGCCCAAGTGTCTAGACTTAATCTTGATGGAGAGAGTCCAGAGGAACCATCCCTATGTGACTAACTAAATGGTGACACTTGGGGCAAGGGAAGGTGGCAAGATGTGTGAGCTATAGCACGTTCATGTCCTTACAACATGGGGGTGGGGACAGTTGATGATGCTTGGACTAAACTGGCCCCTTGTGAAGTAGGTTGGGATGGCAGTGCCCAAGGGTACCCTGTAAGCATTGTGCCGGAAGGAGAATTTGAATTCAGGTCTTTCTCTGCTCATGATCCAACACTCATGTATTCTCAGTGCAGATGCTCCTGCTGCCACACCCTTAGTATACCACTAGCCTCAGTTGTGGATTAACCGTATGGACCAAGAGTAGGCCTGCGGCTGTCCGAACAATCATCTGTTGGTGGTTTTGAGCATTGGCTAATTTTCCCACACCAGGCCACTATGGTTTGGGAACAGCTTTCTGTGCAAGGTGTCAAAAAGCTTATTTAACTATTCTGAGAGATGCCACAGATGCAGGAGTCACTTTGAAGTGGAGAAACtgattacagagagagagagagagagagattgcatttGCCAGAATATATTTTATTGAAAGAGATTTTGTTGAGCTCAGCAAAGACTTCAGTAATtgcctctacagcagtgattctcaagtttttagcaccaggacccactttttagaatgataatctgtcaggtcctgccagaagtgatgtcataaccagaagtgacatcatcaagcaaggaaatttttaacagtcctagggtgtaaccctacccacactatcctgggagtaagttccatttattatcattgttaaaagcatatgcacaataccctgttaaaagtacagatctgtaatattcccaaatgcagtcacatagcttTTCTTCaaggttaaagaaaaaaatgatagAAATGCTGAGAAAAGCTATGGAAAGAACAAAAGGGAAAGGGTGATGCTCCATCATGAACACTGGAGGGCAGTAACGAGCAACAAATGTAGCTATTGAATAGGGCATCTCAGCACTGCGATCAGTGCACAGGGACTATGACGAATCAACTTAAACCATAGAACAGGTAGTGAAGCCAAAATAGGTGCACCCAATGAACAATAACTATGTGAGTAAACATGGATGGTCGTGTGGGAAACTGTATTCTGAGTCGCACCCTCAGAGAAAGATTGTAAAGAAAGCattagagcaaaacagagcatAATTCTTGCCTCTGATGTCTGACTTCCACAGATGGAAGGTGGCCTGCATTGCCCTGCACCAACTACAGCAGTTTTTTAAAGTGAACAGGCAGCTTTTTGACACAGGCCAGACGAACCCGCTTGTTCAGACTCTGGCCAGTGTACTGGCAGCCACTATCAGGAGAAGACCTGACCTTGATGCGGCAGACCACCACAGGGAAAGGCTGTAGGCTGTCATATAAATTTTTCCGATAGCGTCTCCCTCCTGAACCGCAGACTTGCTGGACATCGGTAGGACTAGCATTGATGAAGGTATTGGTGGGCTTACAGCTCAGTGTTCGCTGTCTCAGTGCCATCATCGTGTTGCAGTAGGCGCTGTCACTGGAGGCTTCGGTCTTCGGGAAATCAATGTGTCTTTTCTGAAAATCCCGGTATGTTGCCTCTTCGCTGGATCGCACCAACAAAATCCCGAGAAGGATGGCCAAACGGACCAGCAGCCAGCAGATGTTGGAGTTCATCATGGGAGGACCTTGGAATCTATAGGaatgaagaagaaggaaaaaggaatcCTTTTATGATTTCCACACCCTAAGGATGAAAAGTAAAACTGGTCTCACATAGGAAGATCTAGCAGAaagaccaacagcacaatcctatgagtacctactcagaaggaagtcctattgtaTCCAATCAGGCTTACACTCAGGAAtagaaggacccaatcctatacataccagCTATTCGCACTTCTGATGCTCCAGTAGTGCTGACTGTCATAAAGTAGTCAGCACCAGTCTTAAAAGATGCTCTGACAGAGAGTTCTGACGGAGATGTCTGACAGTGGGCTTCTAGAAGAGCCAAAGGAAGGTCTGCACCTTTCTACCCACACCATTGTGTCTCCTGCTttttgccagagcaggtaagtcaacaggagaggtgggaagggtgggtgatgggtaggatgagggcagggaggggcggaatggggagagggggagatcaggcctgggagtgaACTGGATTGCGGCATCACCACCGCTAATaacctaacccctttcccaggtctgatcttACTTGATCCACTGGACGAGCACCACCAGTTTGCTAGTACAGGTCTACATACACACCCCAGCACCACAGATGTTTTCCCTGCAAATTTTGTTTTACGTGTAAGAGTTTTCTCAAATATGATGTCTACCTTCAGTCTGAAGTCCTGCAGCCCAGACTTCTTCCACCTTCAGTGTCACGTATCAGTCAGCTTGGAAAGAGAACTCACTGGCATTTTTTCGATACATTTTCACTAGCACGCGAGACTGGCTTTTTCAATAGGTAGATTTGATTCCAAAGGATATCACATTCTGGTATGGGCTAGACAAAATCTATCATAAAAGGGAAACTGCAAGGATATTCCAGAACTTTTCTTTgatttttcagggttttttttagagttagggcccaatcctattcaactttccagtgccagtgtagccacaatgtagccttgaggaaagggaacaaatattcccttacctggaggaggcctccatgattcccccccccccccccaacagcaggatgcagcacatgctccattggcatggctgcaccggtgctggaaaattggattggatttggccctCTCTGACCTTTTTTAATCATCAGAtatagaggggggggggaagtgggaaaTATTTGGCAGTAATAAATGCACTGGGTTCCAAATCCC is a window of Tiliqua scincoides isolate rTilSci1 chromosome 5, rTilSci1.hap2, whole genome shotgun sequence DNA encoding:
- the LOC136654006 gene encoding ribonuclease pancreatic-like, translating into MGGRRSRATPPEDFKKCNLQRMRFQGPPMMNSNICWLLVRLAILLGILLVRSSEEATYRDFQKRHIDFPKTEASSDSAYCNTMMALRQRTLSCKPTNTFINASPTDVQQVCGSGGRRYRKNLYDSLQPFPVVVCRIKVRSSPDSGCQYTGQSLNKRVRLACVKKLPVHFKKLL